In the genome of Buchnera aphidicola (Chaitophorus sp. 3695), one region contains:
- the nuoE gene encoding NADH-quinone oxidoreductase subunit NuoE, which yields MNKKKIFNKKIFIINNIICKEIHSLKKHTLDNRSILIESLKIVQKYYGWVSDSSMIFLSKKLKISVSEIESVATFYSQIFRNPVGRYVIKFCDSVVCYITGYKKIKNILEKKLCIKCGETTADNNFTLLPICCLGACDKGPVLMINNKTYFHLNRSSILKILDSLK from the coding sequence ATGAATAAAAAAAAAATTTTTAATAAAAAAATATTTATTATTAATAATATAATATGTAAAGAGATTCATTCTCTAAAAAAACATACTCTAGATAATCGATCAATTTTAATTGAATCGTTAAAAATTGTACAAAAATATTATGGATGGGTTTCTGATAGTTCTATGATATTTCTTTCGAAAAAATTAAAAATTTCAGTAAGTGAAATAGAAAGTGTAGCTACTTTTTATAGTCAAATTTTTAGAAATCCTGTAGGGCGTTATGTGATAAAATTTTGTGATAGTGTTGTATGTTATATTACTGGATATAAAAAAATTAAGAATATATTAGAAAAAAAATTATGTATCAAATGTGGTGAAACTACTGCAGATAATAATTTCACATTATTACCAATTTGTTGCTTAGGTGCATGTGATAAAGGACCTGTACTTATGATTAATAATAAAACATATTTTCATTTAAATAGAAGTTCTATTTTAAAAATTTTGGATTCATTAAAATGA
- the nuoF gene encoding NADH-quinone oxidoreductase subunit NuoF codes for MNNTNLLEESHPLTWRFRKDKKTIWIEEYIKKNGYFSLKKCLNEMTSTQVIEKVIQSGLKGRGGAGFPTGIKWSLMPQDKKYTQKYLICNADEMEPGTYKDRWIIENSPHQLIEGMIIAAYALNTSFGYIFLRGEYVTPEKILIKALNESYINGYLGKNILNSNFSFNLYLHTGAGRYICGEETALINSLEGKRANPRIKPPFPANIGLWGNPTCINNVETLTNIPVILSNPISWYKNLSRNEDSGTKLMGFSGLVKNPGIWELPFGITAREILEKYAKGMKNNLKLKAWLPGGAGTDLLLEEHLDVEMGFASIQKIGSRLGTGLSLAIDNQTNIIHLLLNLEKFFSRESCGLCTPCRDGLPWIVKILQSMKKNKGCKGDIEILKNLCLQMSPGNTFCAHAPGAISPLRSAMKYFIEEFKNKITINKDDIKIKIPGI; via the coding sequence ATGAATAATACAAATTTATTAGAAGAATCACATCCTCTAACATGGCGTTTTAGAAAAGATAAAAAAACAATATGGATCGAAGAATATATTAAAAAAAATGGTTATTTTTCTTTAAAAAAATGTTTAAATGAAATGACTTCTACACAAGTTATTGAGAAAGTGATTCAATCAGGTTTAAAAGGAAGAGGAGGAGCTGGATTTCCAACAGGTATTAAATGGAGTTTAATGCCTCAAGATAAAAAATATACTCAAAAGTATTTAATATGTAATGCAGATGAAATGGAACCAGGAACTTATAAAGATAGATGGATAATTGAAAATTCTCCTCATCAATTAATTGAAGGAATGATTATTGCAGCATATGCTTTAAATACTTCATTTGGATATATTTTTTTACGTGGAGAATATGTTACTCCAGAAAAAATATTAATTAAAGCTTTAAATGAATCATATATAAATGGTTATTTAGGTAAAAATATTTTAAATAGTAATTTTTCTTTTAATCTTTATCTGCATACTGGAGCAGGAAGATATATTTGCGGAGAAGAAACAGCTTTAATTAATTCATTGGAAGGCAAAAGAGCAAATCCTAGAATTAAACCTCCATTTCCAGCTAATATAGGATTATGGGGTAATCCTACTTGTATAAATAATGTTGAAACATTAACTAATATTCCAGTAATTCTTTCTAATCCAATTAGTTGGTATAAAAATCTTTCAAGAAATGAAGATTCTGGAACAAAATTAATGGGTTTTTCTGGTCTTGTAAAAAATCCAGGAATATGGGAATTGCCTTTTGGTATTACTGCAAGGGAAATTTTAGAAAAATATGCAAAAGGTATGAAAAATAATTTAAAATTAAAAGCATGGTTACCTGGAGGAGCAGGAACAGATTTATTGTTAGAAGAACATCTTGATGTAGAAATGGGTTTTGCAAGTATTCAAAAAATTGGAAGTAGATTAGGTACAGGATTGTCTTTAGCTATAGATAATCAAACAAATATTATTCATTTATTACTTAATTTAGAAAAATTTTTTTCTAGAGAATCTTGTGGTTTATGTACACCTTGTAGAGATGGTTTACCATGGATAGTAAAAATTTTACAATCTATGAAAAAAAATAAAGGATGTAAAGGAGATATAGAAATTTTAAAAAATTTATGCTTACAAATGAGTCCGGGAAATACTTTTTGTGCGCATGCTCCAGGAGCTATTTCACCTTTAAGAAGCGCTATGAAATATTTTATAGAAGAATTTAAAAATAAAATTACAATTAATAAAGATGATATAAAAATTAAAATTCCTGGTATATAA
- the nuoG gene encoding NADH-quinone oxidoreductase subunit NuoG — translation MFKINIDGKNYDVNPSSNLLQACLTLGFNIPYFCWHPKLGSIGACRQCAVKKYQDSKDKSGRIVMSCMTPVEENSIITVNDIESKNFRKNIIELLMLNHPHDCPVCEEGGNCHLQDMTVMNQHLHRRYRFDKKKYKSQYLGFFISHEMNRCISCYRCVRYYKDYADGKDFDVYGVNQNIFFGRFQSGELESEYSGNLIEVCPTGVFTDKTYSQNYTRKWDLQNAPSICVHCSIGCNTIVGERYNEIRRIENRYHEDINNYFLCDLGRFSYGYSNFKDRLKHCYIKNKNIHQKVNFDIAIKKVVKMLRNSSNIIGIGSARASVETNFMLKSLVGEENFSTGMIDIDHECISLILKILKKNTIKIPSLKEVENYDAIFVLGEDITQTSSRLALSIRQALKKISSDKLKFNNIHNWHTLAIQNLSNIANNFLFITNTHKTKLKDISNFSYEANPQEQAYFAFCISENLKNNFIYSNALTDYLKEKSIYITNILLKAKKVLIISGSHSRNLDLIKSSYNIASNLKKIGLKVGLIFLTPSANSMGVTIINGHSLNHVLKKSQKKNSSLIIVENDLFNLLSKSDLKKNLENIKNIIVIDHQKTKIFNYSNIFFPAANIFESSGTLINYELRSQRFFQVYNVNFYDNKINVFPSWKFLNLINREINHKNNVSNHLDDIINLCTKKISFLKNIKKSAPNASFKVCGQKIPRSSNRSSGRTSLRADIDVHEISQMQDTETMFSFSMEGSSIYKKYTSFFPFIWSPEWNSSQGIHKFQKEVSGSLLAGNTGKFLLNSKLNNKYISFSKIPKRFIKTNNFFIVPYYLLFGSEELSQYSPIIQKKIINPYLIINKIDAKRLNISNRSKVSFTYLSDTYTFFVIFSNSLALGHIALPIGRFRTPVSLIGKEIQDLKEV, via the coding sequence ATGTTTAAAATTAATATAGATGGAAAAAATTATGATGTGAATCCATCAAGTAATTTACTTCAAGCGTGTTTAACTTTAGGTTTTAATATTCCTTATTTTTGTTGGCACCCTAAATTAGGTAGTATTGGAGCATGTAGACAATGTGCTGTAAAAAAATATCAAGATTCAAAAGATAAGTCAGGAAGAATTGTTATGTCATGTATGACACCTGTAGAAGAAAATTCTATAATTACTGTTAATGATATTGAATCTAAAAATTTTAGAAAAAATATTATTGAATTATTAATGTTAAATCATCCTCATGATTGTCCAGTATGCGAAGAAGGAGGAAATTGTCATCTACAAGATATGACAGTTATGAATCAACATTTACATCGTCGTTATAGATTTGATAAAAAAAAATATAAAAGTCAGTATTTAGGATTTTTTATTTCTCATGAAATGAATAGATGTATTTCATGTTATAGATGTGTTAGGTATTATAAAGATTATGCAGATGGAAAAGATTTTGATGTATATGGTGTTAATCAAAATATTTTTTTTGGACGATTTCAAAGCGGAGAATTAGAAAGTGAATATTCTGGAAATTTGATAGAAGTATGTCCAACAGGTGTTTTTACTGATAAAACATATTCACAAAATTATACTAGAAAATGGGATTTACAAAATGCACCTAGTATATGTGTGCATTGTAGCATTGGATGTAATACTATTGTTGGAGAAAGATATAATGAAATCAGACGTATAGAAAATAGATATCATGAAGATATAAATAACTATTTTTTATGTGATTTAGGTCGTTTTTCATATGGATATTCTAATTTTAAAGATAGATTAAAACATTGTTATATAAAAAATAAAAATATACATCAAAAAGTAAATTTTGATATAGCAATTAAAAAAGTTGTAAAAATGCTTCGTAATTCTTCAAATATAATTGGAATTGGTTCGGCGCGTGCAAGTGTTGAAACAAATTTTATGTTAAAGAGTTTAGTTGGAGAAGAAAATTTTTCTACTGGTATGATTGATATAGATCATGAATGTATATCTTTAATTTTAAAGATATTAAAAAAAAATACTATTAAAATACCATCTTTAAAAGAAGTAGAAAATTATGATGCAATTTTTGTTTTAGGAGAAGATATTACACAAACATCTTCAAGATTAGCTCTTTCTATTAGACAAGCTTTAAAGAAAATTTCTTCAGATAAATTAAAATTTAATAATATACATAATTGGCATACTTTAGCAATTCAAAATTTATCTAATATTGCTAATAACTTTTTATTTATTACAAATACACATAAAACTAAATTAAAAGATATATCGAATTTTTCTTACGAAGCAAATCCACAAGAACAAGCTTATTTTGCATTTTGTATTTCAGAAAATTTAAAAAATAATTTTATATATTCAAACGCATTAACAGATTATTTAAAAGAAAAATCTATATATATTACGAATATTTTACTTAAAGCAAAAAAAGTTTTAATTATTTCTGGTTCGCATTCTAGAAATTTAGATTTAATTAAATCTTCTTATAATATTGCGAGTAATTTAAAAAAAATAGGATTAAAAGTTGGTTTAATATTTTTAACACCTTCTGCAAATTCTATGGGAGTAACTATTATTAATGGGCATTCTTTAAATCATGTATTAAAAAAATCTCAAAAAAAAAATTCTTCTTTAATTATTGTAGAAAATGATTTGTTTAATTTATTATCTAAATCTGATTTAAAAAAGAATTTAGAAAATATAAAAAATATTATTGTTATAGATCATCAAAAAACAAAAATTTTTAATTATTCTAATATTTTTTTTCCAGCTGCAAATATTTTTGAAAGTTCAGGTACTTTAATAAATTATGAACTTAGATCTCAAAGATTTTTCCAAGTATATAATGTAAATTTTTATGATAATAAAATTAATGTTTTTCCTTCTTGGAAATTTTTAAATTTAATTAATAGAGAAATAAATCATAAAAATAATGTTTCTAATCATTTAGATGATATTATTAATTTATGCACAAAAAAAATATCTTTTTTAAAAAACATAAAGAAATCTGCACCTAATGCATCATTTAAAGTATGTGGACAAAAAATTCCTCGCTCATCTAATAGATCAAGTGGACGTACTTCTTTAAGAGCTGATATTGATGTTCATGAAATTTCTCAAATGCAAGATACTGAGACAATGTTTTCATTTTCTATGGAAGGTAGTAGTATTTATAAAAAATATACATCTTTTTTTCCTTTTATATGGTCTCCTGAATGGAATTCTTCTCAAGGTATTCATAAATTTCAAAAAGAAGTTTCTGGAAGTCTATTAGCTGGAAATACAGGAAAATTTTTATTAAATTCTAAATTGAATAATAAATATATAAGTTTTTCTAAAATTCCAAAAAGATTTATTAAAACTAATAATTTCTTTATTGTTCCATATTATTTGTTATTTGGAAGTGAAGAGCTTAGTCAATATTCTCCAATTATTCAAAAAAAAATAATTAATCCATATTTAATAATTAATAAAATCGATGCTAAACGCTTAAATATTTCAAATAGAAGTAAAGTTTCTTTTACATATTTATCAGATACATATACTTTTTTTGTAATATTTTCTAATAGCTTAGCTTTAGGACATATAGCTTTACCTATAGGTCGGTTTAGAACTCCTGTTTCTTTAATTGGAAAAGAAATACAAGATTTAAAGGAAGTATAA
- the nuoH gene encoding NADH-quinone oxidoreductase subunit NuoH: MNYLFIKNYEFLLNFFRIFFIFIAIVFFGAFLSIVERRVLALFQNRYGPNRVGYFGSLQLFADMIKIFFKEDWTPSFSNKLIFNIAPILAFSSIFLVCIIIPFDINFCIFNLKIGILFFLMMASLSVYSILLAGWSSGNKYSLLGAIRSAAQTISYEIFLGLSIMPTVIKSGSFNLIDIINNQKYLWNVIPHFFSFVIFLISALAICHRHPFDQPESEQELADGYHIEYSGMKFGMFFIGEYISIIIMSFLITSLFFGGYYGIYCSSFVWFFLKSLFFILFFMLIRASLPRPRYDQMMIFGWLICFPIALINLLIIAFFTLIYKV; encoded by the coding sequence ATGAATTATTTATTTATAAAAAATTATGAGTTTTTATTAAATTTTTTTAGAATTTTTTTTATTTTTATTGCAATAGTTTTTTTTGGAGCGTTTTTAAGTATAGTAGAAAGACGAGTTTTAGCTTTATTTCAAAATAGATATGGTCCGAATAGAGTAGGTTATTTTGGTTCATTACAATTATTTGCTGATATGATAAAAATATTTTTTAAAGAAGATTGGACACCATCTTTTTCAAATAAATTAATTTTTAATATTGCTCCAATATTAGCATTTAGTTCTATTTTTTTAGTATGTATAATAATTCCATTTGATATTAACTTTTGTATTTTTAATTTAAAAATAGGAATATTATTTTTTTTAATGATGGCAAGTTTATCTGTTTACTCAATATTATTAGCAGGTTGGTCTAGTGGCAATAAATATTCTTTATTAGGTGCAATCAGATCTGCAGCTCAAACTATAAGTTATGAGATTTTTTTAGGTTTATCAATAATGCCAACTGTAATTAAAAGTGGTTCTTTTAATTTGATAGATATTATAAATAATCAAAAATATTTATGGAATGTTATTCCACATTTTTTTAGTTTTGTTATATTTTTGATTTCCGCTTTAGCAATATGTCATCGACATCCTTTTGATCAACCAGAATCTGAGCAAGAACTTGCTGATGGTTATCATATAGAATATTCTGGAATGAAATTTGGAATGTTTTTTATAGGAGAATATATTTCTATTATAATAATGTCTTTTTTAATTACATCTCTTTTTTTTGGAGGTTATTATGGTATATATTGCTCTTCTTTTGTTTGGTTTTTTTTAAAATCTTTGTTTTTTATATTATTTTTTATGTTAATTAGAGCGTCTTTACCTAGACCAAGATATGATCAAATGATGATATTTGGATGGTTAATATGTTTTCCGATTGCATTAATAAATTTACTTATTATTGCTTTTTTTACGTTAATTTATAAAGTTTAG
- the nuoI gene encoding NADH-quinone oxidoreductase subunit NuoI has translation MFFKKLIMGIISQIKSIFLVFLNAFSKRETKLYPEIPISLFPRYRGRVILTRNKNKEERCVACNLCAVACPVGCISLQKENLSNNRWHAKFFRINFSRCIFCGLCEEACPTAAIQLIPDFELSEYKRKDLIYEKEDLLISGPGKYSDYDFYQFSGVSIKEPENKFKPKKNKTINIKSILP, from the coding sequence ATGTTTTTTAAAAAATTAATTATGGGAATAATATCACAAATAAAAAGTATATTTTTAGTATTTTTAAATGCTTTTTCTAAAAGAGAAACTAAGCTGTATCCTGAAATTCCTATTTCTTTATTTCCTAGATATCGAGGAAGAGTAATATTAACTAGAAATAAAAATAAAGAAGAACGCTGTGTAGCTTGTAATTTATGTGCAGTAGCATGTCCTGTAGGATGTATTTCTTTACAAAAAGAAAATTTATCTAATAATCGTTGGCACGCAAAATTTTTTCGAATTAATTTTTCTAGATGTATTTTTTGTGGATTATGTGAAGAAGCTTGTCCTACAGCAGCAATTCAATTAATTCCAGATTTTGAATTATCTGAATATAAAAGAAAAGATTTGATATATGAAAAAGAAGATTTATTAATTTCAGGTCCTGGAAAATATTCTGATTATGATTTTTATCAATTTTCTGGAGTATCAATTAAAGAACCTGAGAATAAATTCAAACCTAAAAAAAATAAAACTATAAATATAAAAAGTATTTTACCTTAA
- a CDS encoding NADH-quinone oxidoreductase subunit J — MTVFFYIFSLMTIFFTVCVIFQKNPIYSLLYLILSFLSISGIYFSLGLFFIGSIETIIYAGAIMVLFVFVIMTFNLENKNFYKKKEFIIQFFSIFTFFLSMSFITYILYINYILDYKSICISVIDMSMIGMYLFHNNIFFIEIVSMILLASLIVVVHLCIHKKNIKID; from the coding sequence ATGACGGTTTTTTTTTATATATTTAGTTTAATGACAATTTTTTTTACAGTATGTGTTATTTTTCAAAAAAACCCTATATATTCTTTATTATATTTAATATTATCTTTTTTATCTATATCAGGTATTTATTTTTCTTTAGGGTTATTTTTTATTGGTTCTATAGAAACTATTATATATGCTGGAGCTATAATGGTTTTATTTGTTTTTGTAATTATGACGTTTAATTTAGAAAATAAAAATTTTTATAAAAAAAAAGAATTTATTATACAATTTTTTTCTATATTTACTTTTTTTTTATCAATGTCTTTTATAACTTATATACTGTATATAAATTATATATTAGATTATAAATCAATTTGTATCAGTGTTATAGATATGAGTATGATTGGAATGTATTTATTTCATAATAATATATTTTTTATAGAGATCGTTTCTATGATTTTATTAGCTTCATTAATTGTTGTTGTGCATTTATGTATTCATAAAAAAAATATTAAAATTGATTAA
- the nuoK gene encoding NADH-quinone oxidoreductase subunit NuoK, with product MVTIFSGLILSMFLFFLGFICLIIKRNLLYILIGLEVMINALALMMIFIGNYWKQVDGQIMYVFIITIAAVEASIGLAFLINIYKYKNTLDINVLSEIKK from the coding sequence TTGGTTACTATTTTTAGTGGTTTAATTCTATCAATGTTTTTATTCTTTTTAGGATTTATATGTTTAATTATTAAAAGAAATTTATTATATATTTTGATAGGTTTAGAAGTTATGATCAATGCATTAGCTTTAATGATGATTTTTATAGGTAATTATTGGAAGCAAGTAGATGGTCAAATCATGTATGTTTTTATAATTACTATTGCTGCTGTTGAAGCTAGTATTGGTTTAGCTTTTTTAATAAATATTTATAAATATAAAAATACTTTAGATATTAATGTATTAAGTGAGATAAAAAAATGA
- a CDS encoding NADH-quinone oxidoreductase subunit L, producing MNFLFLTIIIPLISFILIIFSRKKFSNFIYNIIGVIPVFICFVLTNYFYINFFDENSYIEKTFWTIFCIHNFHIDFGLYIDNLSLTMLQVITGVGFLIQIFSIWYMSNKIDFSRFFAYMNLFISSMNLLVLSNNLLLTYIAWEIVGFCSYVLIGFYYVKQKNIKSAMKAFIITRVGDLFILLAIFLILFQCQTLDFNKLNIIFLKYTCLPFTNVLILSAFFIFLGTMTKSAQFPFQVWLTKAMVGPTPVSALIHSATMITAGVYLIIRMHNLFQLSSQLLTLISIIGSITIILSSLSAIFENNIKKILAYSTMSQIGYMFLGLGMKLWNIVLAHLVIHSFFKALLFLSSGSLIFSCYDEINILNMGGLKYELRTLYFIFMIGVSSLIALPLFTSSFYTKGSIIWGAFIQKHYFFFIIGVIGSFLTSIYASRFFFLIFHNKLKISPQISNNFFHMFSLFILCILSSFLGIFYFRPLLDISIHSEIINLKKNIFEIFLSMIVFLGIFISYYYFLIHKKRTLKVINKKKFSCILYFLQKNFGLDYIYNIFFINFFMFIKRIFYIDYIGKIFNIFYFLLKKANKFLIIFQNGSLRLYILSISLGIMISILFINVIFYIFCKNIF from the coding sequence ATGAATTTTTTGTTTTTAACAATTATTATTCCATTAATAAGTTTTATATTAATAATTTTTTCTCGAAAAAAATTTTCAAATTTTATATACAATATTATCGGAGTTATTCCAGTTTTTATTTGTTTTGTATTAACAAATTATTTTTATATAAATTTTTTTGATGAAAATTCTTATATTGAAAAAACATTTTGGACTATTTTTTGTATACATAATTTTCATATTGATTTTGGTTTATATATAGATAATTTATCTTTGACTATGTTACAGGTAATTACAGGAGTTGGGTTTTTAATACAAATATTTTCCATTTGGTATATGAGTAATAAAATTGATTTTTCTAGATTTTTTGCTTATATGAATTTATTTATTTCTAGTATGAATTTATTAGTATTATCTAATAATCTTTTATTAACTTATATAGCGTGGGAAATAGTAGGTTTTTGTTCATATGTTTTAATTGGATTTTATTATGTAAAACAAAAAAATATAAAATCTGCAATGAAAGCATTTATTATTACAAGAGTTGGTGATCTATTTATTTTGTTAGCTATTTTTTTAATTTTATTTCAATGTCAAACATTAGATTTTAATAAATTAAATATAATATTTCTAAAATATACGTGTTTACCTTTTACTAATGTTTTAATTTTAAGTGCATTTTTTATTTTTTTAGGTACGATGACGAAATCAGCTCAATTTCCTTTTCAAGTATGGTTAACTAAAGCTATGGTTGGACCAACACCTGTATCTGCTTTAATTCATTCAGCAACTATGATTACAGCAGGAGTATATTTAATAATTAGAATGCATAATTTATTTCAATTATCTTCACAATTATTAACTTTAATTTCTATCATTGGATCAATTACTATTATCTTATCTAGTCTATCCGCTATTTTTGAAAATAATATAAAGAAAATTCTTGCTTATTCTACTATGAGTCAAATTGGTTATATGTTTTTAGGATTAGGAATGAAGCTATGGAATATTGTTTTAGCGCATTTAGTTATTCATTCTTTTTTTAAAGCTTTATTGTTTCTTTCATCCGGTTCTTTAATTTTTTCTTGTTATGATGAAATTAATATTTTGAATATGGGTGGTTTAAAATATGAATTACGAACATTATATTTTATTTTTATGATAGGTGTATCTTCTTTAATAGCTTTACCTTTATTTACTTCTAGTTTTTATACTAAAGGATCTATTATTTGGGGTGCTTTTATTCAGAAACATTATTTTTTTTTCATAATTGGTGTTATTGGATCATTTTTAACATCTATATATGCATCTAGATTTTTCTTCTTAATTTTTCATAATAAGTTAAAAATTTCACCTCAAATTTCAAATAATTTTTTTCATATGTTTTCTTTATTTATCTTATGTATATTATCTTCTTTTTTAGGTATCTTTTATTTTCGTCCTTTATTAGATATTTCAATACATTCTGAAATTATAAATTTAAAGAAAAATATATTTGAAATATTTTTATCTATGATCGTATTTTTAGGAATATTTATTTCCTATTATTATTTTTTAATACATAAAAAAAGAACTTTAAAAGTTATAAATAAAAAAAAATTTTCTTGTATATTATATTTTTTACAAAAAAATTTTGGTTTAGATTATATTTATAATATATTTTTTATAAATTTTTTTATGTTTATTAAAAGAATTTTTTATATAGACTACATAGGAAAAATTTTTAATATTTTTTATTTTTTATTAAAAAAAGCAAATAAATTTTTAATAATTTTTCAAAATGGATCATTACGTTTATATATTTTATCTATTTCTTTAGGAATCATGATATCTATTTTATTTATTAATGTAATTTTTTATATATTTTGTAAGAATATTTTTTAA
- a CDS encoding NuoM family protein, protein MFLCALIFIPLLGGIFSWNIESLGKKLPRWIVLFCISLNFFLLLRFFYNQKIFLLNIYTNHFWYTDFNIPWISNLGINFHLALDGLSFLMILLTIFLTFISILLTWNEDIKNIGFFYFCMMCIVSNLIGIFLSVDLFLFFIFWEILSIPTYFLMILWGKKNTSNSRSRIANKYLIYSQISGLIFLISMISLVKIYFDQTNILTFDLSILKNICLNNTYRLFIMIGFFISFMIKIPLVPFHSWFPNFHKNTPVFGAFDLIGIIIKAGVYGLLRFNIFLFSDLSQEYSIFLCILGLFCIFYSVFLACTQNSIKKVIAYMSIAHMGLILIAIISGNNLSYQGIILYIISYSLSTSALIILTRILYKNFKTDNFKKMGGVWKNMFFVPGFFLFFVMSSLGIPGTGNFIGEFLILLGSFKAHPIFTLISMIGLVFFAVCFLNMFHKIFYGSNNKFLIVHKISILEFLILFVLSFLLIFIGLYPNFIFNISDSSII, encoded by the coding sequence ATGTTTCTTTGCGCATTAATTTTTATACCTTTATTAGGAGGAATTTTTTCTTGGAATATAGAATCTTTAGGAAAAAAATTACCTCGTTGGATTGTATTATTTTGCATCAGTTTAAATTTTTTTTTACTTTTAAGATTCTTCTATAATCAAAAAATTTTTTTATTAAATATATATACTAATCATTTTTGGTATACAGACTTTAATATTCCTTGGATTTCTAATTTAGGTATAAATTTTCATTTAGCTTTAGATGGTTTATCATTTTTAATGATATTATTAACTATTTTTTTAACTTTTATTTCAATTTTATTAACTTGGAATGAAGATATAAAAAATATAGGTTTTTTTTATTTTTGTATGATGTGTATTGTTTCTAATTTAATAGGTATATTTTTATCTGTAGATTTATTTTTATTTTTTATTTTTTGGGAAATATTGTCTATACCTACGTATTTTTTAATGATACTTTGGGGAAAAAAAAATACTTCTAATAGTAGATCTAGAATTGCAAATAAATATTTAATATATTCACAAATATCTGGATTAATATTTTTAATTTCTATGATTAGTTTAGTAAAAATTTATTTTGATCAAACTAATATTTTAACTTTTGATTTGAGTATTTTAAAGAATATTTGTTTAAATAATACATATAGATTATTTATTATGATTGGATTTTTTATATCTTTTATGATTAAAATTCCTTTGGTTCCTTTTCATAGTTGGTTTCCAAATTTTCATAAAAATACTCCAGTTTTTGGTGCATTTGATTTAATCGGAATTATAATTAAAGCAGGAGTATATGGTTTATTACGTTTTAATATTTTTTTATTTTCTGATTTATCACAAGAATATTCTATTTTTCTTTGTATTTTAGGATTATTTTGTATTTTTTATAGTGTATTTTTAGCTTGTACTCAAAATAGTATTAAAAAAGTTATAGCATATATGTCTATTGCACATATGGGTTTGATATTAATTGCAATTATTTCTGGAAATAATTTATCTTATCAAGGTATTATTTTATATATAATTTCTTATAGTTTGTCTACATCAGCATTAATTATTTTAACAAGAATATTATATAAAAATTTTAAAACTGATAATTTTAAAAAAATGGGTGGTGTGTGGAAAAATATGTTCTTCGTGCCAGGATTTTTTTTATTTTTTGTTATGTCTAGTTTAGGAATACCTGGAACAGGAAATTTTATTGGAGAATTTTTAATATTATTGGGTAGTTTTAAAGCACATCCTATATTTACTTTAATTTCTATGATAGGATTAGTTTTTTTTGCAGTTTGCTTTTTGAATATGTTTCATAAAATTTTTTATGGATCAAATAATAAATTTTTAATTGTACATAAAATTTCTATTTTAGAATTTTTAATTCTTTTTGTTTTATCTTTTTTATTAATATTTATTGGATTATATCCGAATTTTATATTTAATATTTCTGATTCTTCAATAATATAA